The sequence below is a genomic window from Salicibibacter cibarius.
GCCTTTTTTGTTTTTGTTGGACGTTAACTGTGTGGTTGGATACCCTTGGGTAAGATTTTTCCCTCTGTTCGGGTCTTAACCGGGTGAATAGTGACAAATGGAAATCATTTTGCTGGGAGTTCACATTCGAATTTCCCTTTTACTTTCACTTCCCCATCCTGATTCACCGCTTGAACTTCACCCACAACCCGATGATCATCTTTCTTTTCCAAAATAGAGCCTTCGACCCGTATCTTGTCACCGGGATAAGTCATCTTTTGAAAGCGCACATTAAATTTTTTCACGTTTTTTCTGGGCATCCATGTAGTCACACCCTCGGCCGCCATCCCCATAATCAGCATTCCATGAGCGATCAAACCGGTTCCGGCTTGCTCGCCAACGTCTTCATCCGTGTGCAATGGATTAAAATCCCCGGAAGCACCGGCGTATTTCACCAATTGCACTCGCGTTATCGGATCTTTTTCAATCACCGGCAACTGCTCGCCAACTTCTATATCTTCATAGAACATAATATCTCCTCCTATTGATCAATGTCGTTCAATAGTTGTGCTTCTGGCAATGGCAACTTTTTTATCATGTT
It includes:
- a CDS encoding MaoC family dehydratase, translating into MFYEDIEVGEQLPVIEKDPITRVQLVKYAGASGDFNPLHTDEDVGEQAGTGLIAHGMLIMGMAAEGVTTWMPRKNVKKFNVRFQKMTYPGDKIRVEGSILEKKDDHRVVGEVQAVNQDGEVKVKGKFECELPAK